One genomic region from Streptomyces sp. NBC_01431 encodes:
- a CDS encoding alpha/beta fold hydrolase: protein MLRDDPKSVAWALRSILIGRKDEHRRLNTIRDVLILVIAGEEDSQFPVHVVRKMVDAIPGSAFRILQHIAHLAARENPAEVNAEIDAFLNALPIAG from the coding sequence GTGCTCCGTGACGACCCGAAATCCGTGGCATGGGCGCTGCGCAGCATCCTGATCGGCCGCAAGGACGAGCATCGTCGCCTGAACACCATCAGGGACGTACTCATCCTCGTCATCGCGGGCGAGGAGGACAGCCAGTTCCCCGTGCACGTGGTCCGAAAGATGGTCGACGCCATCCCCGGCAGCGCCTTTCGCATCCTCCAACACATCGCCCACCTGGCAGCGCGCGAGAACCCCGCCGAGGTCAACGCGGAGATCGACGCCTTCCTCAACGCGCTGCCCATCGCTGGCTGA
- a CDS encoding nuclear transport factor 2 family protein yields the protein MTTNTAHPANVPPWILKFMDAIDNLSFDGGFAPLTDDTELYFGTTHLYGVEAIKAFFVKIDEPLHITHEVLEFWTAPNGVRLLRGEATMSKKSEPGRVVHDPFTHIFYLVDENPPRIRELRITAGPLETHAVM from the coding sequence ATGACGACGAACACGGCGCATCCGGCGAACGTCCCTCCATGGATCCTGAAGTTCATGGACGCCATCGACAACCTGTCGTTCGACGGGGGCTTCGCACCCCTCACCGACGATACCGAGCTGTACTTCGGCACCACACACCTCTACGGCGTCGAGGCCATCAAAGCGTTCTTCGTCAAGATCGACGAACCGCTGCACATCACCCACGAGGTACTGGAGTTCTGGACCGCACCCAACGGCGTCCGACTCCTACGCGGCGAGGCCACCATGTCCAAGAAGAGCGAACCGGGCCGCGTCGTCCACGACCCGTTCACCCATATCTTCTACCTGGTCGACGAAAACCCACCCCGCATCCGCGAACTGCGCATCACCGCAGGCCCGTTGGAGACCCACGCTGTCATGTGA
- a CDS encoding transposase — translation MPRVLGVDEFATRKGRRYGTIPLDCETRQPVDLLPDREAGTPASRLREHSGVEIVCSDRATFFADGARDGAPGAQHCADRWDVWNNLGEAFEPLASRHRGLPHDLDKPEPLPGPAPDRSRSRPVGPGRWSRWRPSTQRPPRDRTPPGGSYVNERPQTGWSGIWLPTVRADLRCIKVCPMGPSQDPGSG, via the coding sequence GTGCCGCGGGTGCTGGGGGTGGATGAGTTCGCCACGAGGAAAGGGCGTCGGTACGGCACCATTCCGCTCGACTGCGAGACCCGGCAACCCGTCGATCTGCTGCCCGACCGCGAGGCCGGGACGCCGGCCTCCCGCCTGCGCGAGCACTCCGGTGTCGAGATCGTGTGCAGCGACCGCGCGACGTTCTTCGCCGACGGCGCCCGCGATGGCGCACCGGGTGCCCAGCACTGCGCCGACCGGTGGGACGTGTGGAACAACCTCGGCGAAGCCTTCGAACCCCTCGCCTCGCGCCACCGTGGTCTCCCGCACGACCTCGACAAGCCGGAACCCCTACCCGGCCCTGCCCCCGACCGGAGCCGGAGCCGCCCTGTCGGCCCGGGGCGCTGGAGCAGGTGGCGGCCCAGTACGCAGCGCCCGCCGCGGGACAGGACGCCCCCTGGCGGCAGCTACGTGAATGAGCGGCCGCAGACGGGCTGGAGCGGCATTTGGTTGCCGACCGTACGGGCCGACCTTCGGTGCATCAAGGTCTGCCCGATGGGACCTTCACAAGATCCGGGCAGCGGATGA